A region of the Sinorhizobium arboris LMG 14919 genome:
GGTCCTGCGAGCGGCCCGACCAGCGCCGGAATGGTCAGCAACGCCATTGCCGAGACGAGCTCGCTTCGCGGCGCGCTGCGCACGAGAACGAGCCGCGCGACCGGCGTCATCATGGCGCCGCCCATGCCCTGCAGGAAACGCGCAAGCACGAAGGCGAAGAGGCTATCCGCCACGGCGCAGAAGACCGACCCTGCGATGAAGACGAGGATCGCTGCGCGGAAGATGCGTTTGGCGCCGAACCGGTCCGCCATCCAGCCGCTCAAAGGGATGAAGATTGCCAGCGCCACCATATAGGAGGTGAGTGCCAGTTTCAGCGTGATCGGTCCGACCCCGATGTCGCGCGCGATCGCCGGCAGCGACGTCGAAATGACGGTGGAATCCATCTGCTCCATGAACAGGGCGATGGCGAGGATCATCGGGACGATGCGGTTCATGAAAGATGCCTTGGGCTGTCACTGCCGGCTGTCGCCGCCCCGTTCGTTAGATCGGAATCGATTCAAGGACAAAATCATTCAGCAGCTGGAAATGCGGAACTGCTCGCGCGGGTAAGGGCTTCCGATGGCTTTGTAGGGGCAAAACCGGAGATTGAAGATCAAAAGCATGTGATCCGTCCTGTCCGAATCGCCGAGGGCGCTACTTCTCGCCTGTTACGACCGGCGGGCAGCGCCAATCAACAGGAGGGAATGACGATGGTTTTTCAATTGAAGCGGCGGACGCTGTTTGCAGCAGGCGCGGGCGCATTGGCGGCACCAAGCCTGCTCGCAGGCCTGGCCGGCGCGCAGGAAACGGCGGAAAAGAACGGTATGGCCAAGGACACGGACTTCAGGACGTTGAAACTCGGAAGTTTCAAGGTGACGGTGATCAGCGACGGAACGCGAGCCTCGGACAACCCGCACGAGATCTTCGGCACCAATCAGCCTGCAGAGTCGGTCTCTGCGCTGCTGGAGCAGAATTTTCTGCCGACCAGCGGCTTCGTCAACGGCTTTTCCCCGGTCCTGGTCGATACCGGATCCGAGGTCGTTCTCTTCGACACGGGGCTTGGCGAAGCCGGTCGCGAGGCGGGAACGGGCAAGCTTGCCGAAGGCCTGAAGGCCGCTGGCTATGCCCCGGATCAGGTGACGGTCGTCGTCATCACTCACATGCATGGCGATCATATCGGCGGACTGACGGAGGGTGGAAAGCCTGCCTTCGCCAATGCGCGCTATGTGACCGGTCAGGTAGAGTACGACTTCTGGAAGGACGACGCACGCGTCGGCACGCCTGCCGAGAACGGGCACAAGGCGGTGCTGGCAAAGGTCGTCCCGCTGGCGGAAAAGATGACCTTCGTCGCGGCTGGCGGGGAAGTCGTCCCGGGTATCTCCGCGATGGCCGCTTTCGGCCATTCTCCGGGGCACATGATCTACCGGCTTGATTCCGACGGCAAGGCCATGATCCTGACGGCCGATACCGCGAACCACTATGTCCTGTCGCTGCAGCGGCCCGACTGGGAGGTCCGCTTCGACATGGACAAGTCGGCCGCGAGCGCGAGCAGGAAAAAGGTCTTCGACATGATCGCGACCGAACGGCTGCCCTTCATCGGCTATCACATGCCGTTTCCGGCCGTCGGCTTCGTAGAGAGCCAGGATCAGGGCTATCGCTTCGTCCCGGCAAGCTATCAGTTCGACATCTGAAGAAGCGGCTTGTTGCGCTGCGACAACAATTCGGCGAGGCCCCGACAGATTCGGAGCCTTTAGCTATTTTCATTCCGACATATCCGTGTTACCAGCCCTCGCCAACTTCCAAGACAAGCCTTGAAGTCACCCGGTGGACAAGTCGCTGAGCGTCCCCGGGGATTTTTCGTTTATTTGAAGAGGAACTGGCCATGGCGCGCATCATCGAAACGGCAACCGGTCTGGAGGCATTGACCTTCGACGACGTTCTGCTCCAGCCGGGGCATTCCGAGGTCATGCCGGGCCAGACGAACATCGCGACCCGCATCGCGCAGGACATCGATCTCAACCTCCCGATTCTCTCGGCGGCCATGGACACCGTTACCGAGGCGCGGCTGGCGATCGCCATGGCACAAGCCGGCGGTATCGGCGTCATCCACCGCAACCTGACGCCCGCCGAACAGGCGGAAGAGGTTCGGCAGGTCAAGAAATTCGAAAGCGGCATGGTGGTCAATCCGGTGACGATCGGCCCGGATGCGACGCTTGCGGATGCTCTGAGCCTGATGAAGGCGCACGGCATTTCCGGCATTCCCGTCGTGGAAAACGGCGGCCTGGGCGGGCAGACCCAGGGGCGCCTCGTCGGCATTCTCACCAACCGCGACGTCCGCTTCGCTTCTAATCCCTCCCAGAAGATCCATGAGCTGATGACGCGGGAAAACCTCATCACCGTGAAGGAAAGCGTCGATCAGCAGGAAGCCAAGCGACTGCTCCACAAGCACCGGATCGAGAAGCTTCTGGTGGTGGACCAGGATGGTCGCTGCGTCGGCCTGATCACGGTCAAGGACATCGAAAAGTCGCAGCTGAACCCGAACGCCTCGAAGGACGCTCAGGGCCGGCTTCGCGCCGCCGCCGCGGTCAGCGTCGGCGACGACGGCTTCGAGCGTGCCGAGCGGCTGATCGATGCCGGCGTCGACATGATCGTCGTCGATACCGCTCACGGTCATTCGCAGCGCGTGCTCGATGCGGTCAGCCGGGTGAAGAAACTCTCCAATTCGGTGCGCATCATGGCCGGCAACGTCGCGACCGGGGACGGCACCAAGGCGCTGATCGACGCCGGCGCGGATGCGGTCAAGGTCGGTATCGGCCCCGGCTCGATCTGCACGACGCGCATCGTCGCCGGGGTCGGCGTGCCGCAGCTCGCCGCGATCATGGCGGCCGTCGAGGCCGCGCAGGCCGCCGGCATCCCGATCATCGCCGATGGCGGCATCAAATATTCGGGCGACCTTGCCAAGGCGATCGCCGCCGGCGCTTCGGCCGTGATGATCGGCTCGCTTCTCGCCGGGACCGAGGAAAGCCCGGGCGAGGTCTTCCTCTACCAGGGCCGGTCCTTCAAGGCCTATCGCGGCATGGGGTCGGTCGGCGCAATGGCGCGGGGCTCGGCCGACCGCTATTTCCAGGCGGAGGTGCGCGACACGCTGAAGCTCGTGCCCGAAGGCATCGAAGGGCAGGTGCCCTATAAGGGGCCGGTCTCCGGCGTCCTGCACCAGCTCGCCGGCGGCCTCCGGGCCTCCATGGGCTATGTCGGGGGCCCTACGATCAAGGATTATCAGGAGCGCGCTACCTTCGTTCGCATCTCCGGCGCGGGCCTCCGCGAGAGCCACGCGCATGACGTGACGATCACCCGCGAGAGCCCGAACTATCCCGGCGGCGCCTGATATCATCGGCGGGCGCCGTCCGGCGTCCGCCATCTCCATCGCTGACGTTGAAGAGTAACGATGACAGGCTTTGAAATAATCTGGCCGATGGTGGCCCATGTCGCGCTTGTTTTCATGCTTTATGCGCTCCTCTCCATGCGTCGCGTGGCGCTCGTCAGAGCCGGCAAGATCGACGTTTCCGTGTTCCGGGAAAACCGCGACGAGCCGGGCGAAAGCCTCGTCGTGCGAAACAGCATCGCGAACCAATTCGAGCTGCCGGTGCTCTTCCATTTCTGCTGCGTGCTGCTCTACCTCACAGAGGCTGACAATCCTGCCGCGCTCGGCCTCGCCTGGCTTTTCGTGGCGCTCCGTTACGCCCATGCCTTCGTCCACGTCACCGGCAACCGGCTGCGCTATCGCCGGCCGCTGTTCATGGCAGGTTTCGTTGTGCTCGGCGCGATGTGGACATGGCTTTCCGTCTGGATGACGATGAGCTGAGGTAACGCGGTTTTGTACGTCTGTGACCGCGCCGCTGACCTATCCTGTCGTCTGGCCGCTGCCGCCTGCTACAGCGGCTTTTATCTGCTACAGCCCGAGGAGAGCGTCATGAACGAGCCTGTCATCACCCAGGCGATGATCGATGCCTATGACGAATATACCCATCTCACTTTGGATCGCCGCCGTTTCATGGAGAGATTGACGGCGCTTGCCGGTACGGCCGCGGCCGCTGCCGCAATCGCGCCGATGCTGGCTGCAAACAGTGCCAAAGCCGAAACGATCGCCGCGACCGACGAGCGTATCAAGGGAGAGGACATCAACTATCCCGGCGCTGACGGCGAAATGAAGGGATATCTCGTCAAGCCCGCGGATGCGTCCGGCAAGCTCCCGGCCGTCATCGTCATTCACGAGAATCGTGGCCTGAACCCGCACATAAGAGACGTCGCGCGCCGCATGGCGCTGGAAGGATTCGTGGTTCTCGCTCCTGATTTCCTGTCCCCCGACGGCGGGACGCCTGACGATGAGGACAAGGCGCGGGAGATGATCAGCGCACTCGATGCGGGCGCCACGAATGCGGATGCGGTGGCTACCGTGGATTTCCTGAAGGGCCATGCGGACAGCACGGGGAACGTCGGAGCGATCGGCTTTTGCTGGGGCGGCGGTCTCGTCAACAGGCTTGCCGTGAACGCGCCCGATCTCAAGGCCGGCGTCGCCTATTACGGCGCCCAGCCGAGGGCAGAGGACGTGCCGAAGATCAATGCAGCGCTGCTCCTGCACTATGCCGGACTCGACGAGCGCATCAATGCCGGCATAGAGGCCTACCGCAAAGCGCTGATGGAGAACGGTAAGGACGCGACGATCCACGTCTACGAAGGTGTGAACCACGCCTTCAACAACGATACTTCCGCGGCGCGCTACGACAAGGAGGCGGCCGACCTCGCCTGGCAGCGGACCGTCGAATTCCTGAAGGCGAAGCTCGCCTGAGGCTTCCAAGTCTTGCGGGCGGCGGCCAAGGCGCAGCTTTCGCCGCGCCACGACCCTGCGTCGCGGCGCCCCTGGATCACGATGATTTATGTCCGGCCGACGTAAAATCGTAGAGGTGATCGAACCTAACAGGTTGAGACGCGGGATGCGGGCGGAAAACCGCACACGCTTTTCCTCATCCCGTCTAGAGATTTCCCGGGCGCAGGCCGCAATGGCGCTTGCGAGCGCCTCCATGTCGCGTGGCTGCGGATTGCTGCGCCGCCAGACGAGCCCGATCTCGCGAGAGGGTTCCGGGGCGGCGAAGCGCACGATGCGGATCGCGTTGCGCGAGGCTTCGCTCGGCACCGCAATCTCGGGGATCAGCGTCATTCCCATGCCGTTGGCGACCATCTGAAGAAGCGTCGCCATCGACGTGGCGCCGAAACTCACGAGTTGCCGTTTGCCGGCGGCATTGCAGACGGCAAGCGCCTGATCGCGCAGGCAATGGCCCTCCTCCAGCAGCAGGAGCCGCGAAATATCCACCTGCTCCTCCGTCATCGGCGACATGAGCACGTTCCGGTCGTTCTCCGCCACGGCCATATAGAAGCGGTCGGAAAATAACGGCCGGGTGACGATGCCGTCGGCGTCGACCGGCAGCGCCGCCACGACCGCATCGAGCCTGCCGTCGCCGAGATCGGCGATGAGCCGGTCGGTGAGGGATTCCTTCAGTTCGATATCTATCGCCGGATATCGCTCGCGCAGGTAGGGAATGAGCCTCGGTACGAGATAGGGCGCGAGTGTCGGGATGACCCCGAGGCGGACTCTTCCCTCGAGGATGCCCGAGTTCGCCCGGGCGCTCTCCTCCAGTCTGCCGACATCCGCGAGGATCGAGCGCACCTGCGCCAGCACTTCCTCCCCCTTGCCGGTCAGGAAAACGCCGGCGCGGCTCCGTTCCACC
Encoded here:
- a CDS encoding MBL fold metallo-hydrolase yields the protein MVFQLKRRTLFAAGAGALAAPSLLAGLAGAQETAEKNGMAKDTDFRTLKLGSFKVTVISDGTRASDNPHEIFGTNQPAESVSALLEQNFLPTSGFVNGFSPVLVDTGSEVVLFDTGLGEAGREAGTGKLAEGLKAAGYAPDQVTVVVITHMHGDHIGGLTEGGKPAFANARYVTGQVEYDFWKDDARVGTPAENGHKAVLAKVVPLAEKMTFVAAGGEVVPGISAMAAFGHSPGHMIYRLDSDGKAMILTADTANHYVLSLQRPDWEVRFDMDKSAASASRKKVFDMIATERLPFIGYHMPFPAVGFVESQDQGYRFVPASYQFDI
- the guaB gene encoding IMP dehydrogenase, yielding MARIIETATGLEALTFDDVLLQPGHSEVMPGQTNIATRIAQDIDLNLPILSAAMDTVTEARLAIAMAQAGGIGVIHRNLTPAEQAEEVRQVKKFESGMVVNPVTIGPDATLADALSLMKAHGISGIPVVENGGLGGQTQGRLVGILTNRDVRFASNPSQKIHELMTRENLITVKESVDQQEAKRLLHKHRIEKLLVVDQDGRCVGLITVKDIEKSQLNPNASKDAQGRLRAAAAVSVGDDGFERAERLIDAGVDMIVVDTAHGHSQRVLDAVSRVKKLSNSVRIMAGNVATGDGTKALIDAGADAVKVGIGPGSICTTRIVAGVGVPQLAAIMAAVEAAQAAGIPIIADGGIKYSGDLAKAIAAGASAVMIGSLLAGTEESPGEVFLYQGRSFKAYRGMGSVGAMARGSADRYFQAEVRDTLKLVPEGIEGQVPYKGPVSGVLHQLAGGLRASMGYVGGPTIKDYQERATFVRISGAGLRESHAHDVTITRESPNYPGGA
- a CDS encoding MAPEG family protein, with the protein product MTGFEIIWPMVAHVALVFMLYALLSMRRVALVRAGKIDVSVFRENRDEPGESLVVRNSIANQFELPVLFHFCCVLLYLTEADNPAALGLAWLFVALRYAHAFVHVTGNRLRYRRPLFMAGFVVLGAMWTWLSVWMTMS
- a CDS encoding dienelactone hydrolase family protein, yielding MNEPVITQAMIDAYDEYTHLTLDRRRFMERLTALAGTAAAAAAIAPMLAANSAKAETIAATDERIKGEDINYPGADGEMKGYLVKPADASGKLPAVIVIHENRGLNPHIRDVARRMALEGFVVLAPDFLSPDGGTPDDEDKAREMISALDAGATNADAVATVDFLKGHADSTGNVGAIGFCWGGGLVNRLAVNAPDLKAGVAYYGAQPRAEDVPKINAALLLHYAGLDERINAGIEAYRKALMENGKDATIHVYEGVNHAFNNDTSAARYDKEAADLAWQRTVEFLKAKLA